The following proteins are encoded in a genomic region of Labeo rohita strain BAU-BD-2019 chromosome 5, IGBB_LRoh.1.0, whole genome shotgun sequence:
- the gtf3aa gene encoding general transcription factor IIIAa isoform X1: MTMCETNVKPSATFICSFSDCQASYNKAWKLEAHLCKHTGERPFKCEHSDCSKSFCTKYHLARHTLTHTGDRPYICTEDGCNEGFTTNCNLKKHISRIHRRETKQYICTFEGCGKAFKKNNQLKTHECTHTQLLPFLCSHEGCGRRFTQHGKLKRHEKVHKGYSCTAEGCSFVAKNWTEMTNHKKVHIVRVQCDQCKKTFRDSWFLKQHQHVHSEERVVFHCPRDGCTRSYTTAFNLQSHILSFHEEQRSFICTHPGCSKSFAMKQSLLRHGVVHDPEKKQLKPRPKRTLASRLSGHKPKSKRRTKTSKSEESSVPQSRQSETAMNPHLLGQLQSFSSESCEIPKLDLPETSQSLIRTDLQPIKSESVVSKTKSIYSELSDPANPVVHLLEPLLV, translated from the exons ATGACAATGTGTGAAACCAACGTTAAACCTAGCGCAACATTTATTTGTTCGTTTTCTGACTGTCAAGCGTCGTACAACAAAGCATGGAAGCTAGAAGCGCATCTCTGCAAACATACAGGGGAG AGGCCGTTTAAGTGCGAGCACAGCGACTGCAGCAAATCCTTCTGCACGAAATATCATCTTGCTCGCCATACACTGACACACACCGGCGACAGACCCTACAT ATGCACAGAGGACGGATGCAACGAAGGATTCACCACAAACTGCAACTTGAAGAAACATATTTCACGTATTCACAGACGAGAGACAAAACAGTACATA tgtacATTTGAAGGATGTGGCAAAGCGTTCAAGAAAAATAACCAGCTGAAAACCCATGAGTGCACACACACCCAGCTGCTGCCTTTTTT GTGCTCACATGAAGGCTGCGGAAGACGGTTTACACAACATGGTAAACTGAAGCGCCATGAGAAGGTACACAAAG GCTATTCTTGCACGGCGGAGGGCTGCTCATTTGTGGCAAAGAACTGGACGGAGATGACAAACCACAAAAAAGTGCATATAG tCAGGGTACAGTGTGATCAGTGTAAGAAAACGTTCAGGGATAGCTGGTTCCTGAAGCAGCATCAGCATGTTCACTCTGAGGAGCGTGTTGTGTTCCACTGCCCCAGAGATGGATGTACGCGCTCGTACACCACTGCGTTCAACCTGCAGAGCCACATACTGTCATTCCATGAAGAGCAGCGCTCCTTCATCTGCACTCATCCTGGCTGCAGCAAGTCCTTTGCCATGAAG CAAAGTTTACTGCGCCATGGTGTGGTTCACGATCCAGAAAAGAAACAG CTGAAACCCCGGCCAAAACGCACCCTGGCATCCCGTCTGAGTGGCCACAAACCAAAAAGCAAACGTCGAacaaaaacttcaaaatcagaGGAATCTTCAGTGCCACAAAGTAGACAATCAGAAACTGCTATGAATCCCCATTTACTTGGTCAGTTGCAATCTTTCAGCTCTGAAAGCTGTGAAATTCCAAAACTAGACTTGCCAGAAACCTCCCAGAGTTTAATACGTACTGATTTACAGCCCATTAAATCAGAGAGTGTTGTGAGTAAAACAAAATCCATTTATTCTGAGCTCAGTGACCCTGCAAATCCAGTGGTTCACCTTTTAGAACCGCTCTTAGTGTAG
- the gtf3aa gene encoding general transcription factor IIIAa isoform X2 — translation MTMCETNVKPSATFICSFSDCQASYNKAWKLEAHLCKHTGERPFKCEHSDCSKSFCTKYHLARHTLTHTGDRPYICTEDGCNEGFTTNCNLKKHISRIHRRETKQYICTFEGCGKAFKKNNQLKTHECTHTQLLPFLCSHEGCGRRFTQHGKLKRHEKVHKGYSCTAEGCSFVAKNWTEMTNHKKVHIVRVQCDQCKKTFRDSWFLKQHQHVHSEERVVFHCPRDGCTRSYTTAFNLQSHILSFHEEQRSFICTHPGCSKSFAMKQSLLRHGVVHDPEKKQLKPRPKRTLASRLSGHKPKSKRRTKTSKSEESSVPQSRQSETAMNPHLLVL, via the exons ATGACAATGTGTGAAACCAACGTTAAACCTAGCGCAACATTTATTTGTTCGTTTTCTGACTGTCAAGCGTCGTACAACAAAGCATGGAAGCTAGAAGCGCATCTCTGCAAACATACAGGGGAG AGGCCGTTTAAGTGCGAGCACAGCGACTGCAGCAAATCCTTCTGCACGAAATATCATCTTGCTCGCCATACACTGACACACACCGGCGACAGACCCTACAT ATGCACAGAGGACGGATGCAACGAAGGATTCACCACAAACTGCAACTTGAAGAAACATATTTCACGTATTCACAGACGAGAGACAAAACAGTACATA tgtacATTTGAAGGATGTGGCAAAGCGTTCAAGAAAAATAACCAGCTGAAAACCCATGAGTGCACACACACCCAGCTGCTGCCTTTTTT GTGCTCACATGAAGGCTGCGGAAGACGGTTTACACAACATGGTAAACTGAAGCGCCATGAGAAGGTACACAAAG GCTATTCTTGCACGGCGGAGGGCTGCTCATTTGTGGCAAAGAACTGGACGGAGATGACAAACCACAAAAAAGTGCATATAG tCAGGGTACAGTGTGATCAGTGTAAGAAAACGTTCAGGGATAGCTGGTTCCTGAAGCAGCATCAGCATGTTCACTCTGAGGAGCGTGTTGTGTTCCACTGCCCCAGAGATGGATGTACGCGCTCGTACACCACTGCGTTCAACCTGCAGAGCCACATACTGTCATTCCATGAAGAGCAGCGCTCCTTCATCTGCACTCATCCTGGCTGCAGCAAGTCCTTTGCCATGAAG CAAAGTTTACTGCGCCATGGTGTGGTTCACGATCCAGAAAAGAAACAG CTGAAACCCCGGCCAAAACGCACCCTGGCATCCCGTCTGAGTGGCCACAAACCAAAAAGCAAACGTCGAacaaaaacttcaaaatcagaGGAATCTTCAGTGCCACAAAGTAGACAATCAGAAACTGCTATGAATCCCCATTTACTTG